A region of Sugiyamaella lignohabitans strain CBS 10342 chromosome A, complete sequence DNA encodes the following proteins:
- the FAS2 gene encoding trifunctional fatty acid synthase subunit FAS2 (Alpha subunit of fatty acid synthetase; complex catalyzes the synthesis of long-chain saturated fatty acids; contains the acyl-carrier protein domain and beta-ketoacyl reductase, beta-ketoacyl synthase and self-pantetheinylation activities; GO_component: GO:0005737 - cytoplasm [Evidence IDA] [PMID 14562095]; GO_component: GO:0005829 - cytosol [Evidence IDA] [PMID 6025308]; GO_component: GO:0005835 - fatty acid synthase complex [Evidence IDA] [PMID 65153]; GO_component: GO:0005739 - mitochondrion [Evidence IDA] [PMID 14576278]; GO_component: GO:0005739 - mitochondrion [Evidence IDA] [PMID 16823961]; GO_function: GO:0004316 - 3-oxoacyl-[acyl-carrier-protein] reductase (NADPH) activity [Evidence IEA]; GO_function: GO:0004316 - 3-oxoacyl-[acyl-carrier-protein] reductase (NADPH) activity [Evidence IDA] [PMID 365179]; GO_function: GO:0004315 - 3-oxoacyl-[acyl-carrier-protein] synthase activity [Evidence IEA]; GO_function: GO:0004315 - 3-oxoacyl-[acyl-carrier-protein] synthase activity [Evidence IMP] [PMID 1100391]; GO_function: GO:0003824 - catalytic activity [Evidence IEA,IEA]; GO_function: GO:0004312 - fatty acid synthase activity [Evidence IGI] [PMID 10785388]; GO_function: GO:0004312 - fatty acid synthase activity [Evidence IMP] [PMID 65153]; GO_function: GO:0004321 - fatty-acyl-CoA synthase activity [Evidence IEA]; GO_function: GO:0008897 - holo-[acyl-carrier-protein] synthase activity [Evidence IEA]; GO_function: GO:0008897 - holo-[acyl-carrier-protein] synthase activity [Evidence IGI,IMP] [PMID 10785388]; GO_function: GO:0000287 - magnesium ion binding [Evidence IEA]; GO_function: GO:0046872 - metal ion binding [Evidence IEA]; GO_function: GO:0016491 - oxidoreductase activity [Evidence IEA]; GO_function: GO:0016740 - transferase activity [Evidence IEA,IEA]; GO_process: GO:0006633 - fatty acid biosynthetic process [Evidence IEA,IEA]; GO_process: GO:0006631 - fatty acid metabolic process [Evidence IEA]; GO_process: GO:0006629 - lipid metabolic process [Evidence IEA]; GO_process: GO:0042759 - long-chain fatty acid biosynthetic process [Evidence IMP] [PMID 1735446]; GO_process: GO:0009059 - macromolecule biosynthetic process [Evidence IEA]; GO_process: GO:0008152 - metabolic process [Evidence IEA,IEA]; GO_process: GO:0055114 - oxidation-reduction process [Evidence IEA]) has product MATRTLKSKYESYDAALSLQRQVLCYSKDTKEIYYTPDPVEPAESESTPASGDAPAAAAPAAVAAAPVAAAAAAGPAASVEDTPVKAVEVLHALVAQKIKKTLDQVPLSKAVKDLVGGKSTVQNEILGDLGKEFGSTPEKPEETPLGELAEQFQDSFSGQLGKQSSSLVSRLISSKMPGGFNITSARKYLNTRWGLGPGRQDSVFLVAITLEPKNRLGDEAAAKAFLDDVTTKYASIAGVNLSSASAAGGAAAGGAGGAVIDSAAFEELTKDQRYLVQQQLELFARYLKVDLRDGDKAFVAQKEATALLQQELDLWYSEHGDFYASGIKPVFSPLKARVYDSYWNWARQDCLTMFYDIIFGRLSNVDREIVSRCISIMNRTNPTLIDFMQYYIDHVPTDRGATYELAQELAQKLLQNCKEAVDADPVYKDVNYPTGPKTTVDSNGNISYAEVPRPAVRKLEQYVQDMAAGGEMTKDPAAGSHTRAELAKIYKRISSAADGKSSGKLKLDALYADLIKAIDTVEAESSPKKALDTVSAKHMREETIPFLHLKKKSGEIWDFDRDLSATYLDGLEVAARDGLTFANKNVLITGAGAGSIGADILQGLISGGAKVVVTTSRYSREVTEYYQSIYTKFGASGSTLIVVPFNQASSSDVRALVDYIYNDTKKGGLGWDLDFVIPFAAIPENGIELDGIDSKSELAHRLMLTNLLRLLGSIKSHKAANGFETRPAQVILPMSPNHGTFGADGLYSESKLSLETLFNRWYSESWSSYLTICGAVIGWTRGTGLMSQNNIIAEGVESLGVRTFSQKEMAFNILGLMTPTIVNICQQQPVWADLNGGLQFVENLKDVTGKLRKELVDSSELRRAVSVETAIEHKVVNGPDADLPYQKAIVKPRANHKFEFPKLKSYEELRKIAPELEGILDLEKVVVATGFSEVGPWGNSRTRWDMEINGAFSLEGAIEMAWIMGLIKHHSGPLKGKPYTGWVDTKTNEPVDDKDVKSKYESYILEHSGIRLIEPELFHGYDPLKKQLLQEIIVEHDLEPFEASKEAADQFKLEQGNKVEVFEIPESGQYTVRFLKGAKIYIPKALKFDRLVAGQIPTGWDARRYGIGEDIISQVDPITLYVLVSTVEALLSAGITDPYEFYKYVHLSEVGNCSGSGMGGVTALRGMFKDRYLDRPVQNDILQESFINTMSAWVNMLLLSSSGPIKTPVGACATAIESVDSGIELIESGKAKIVIVGGYDDFQEEGSHEFGNMNATSNSLTEFEHGRTPKEMSRPNSTSRSGFMESQGAGIQILMNAKLAIDMGVPIYGIVALTSTASDKIGRSVPAPGKGIMTTARENISDLKFPYRLLDVKYRKRQIESRRAQIKQWTESEFEYLQDEFEAIKATTSAADAEAFFKERSQQIENEARRQEKEALGTWGNNFYKSDPRIAPIRGALATYNLTIDDIGVSSFHGTSTKANDKNESGAINGMLNHLGRSKGNPVLGVFQKYLTGHPKGAAGAWMLNGVMQILNSGTVPGNPNADNIDAQMEGFDKIVYPSVTLQTYGVKAATVTSFGFGQKGAIAVVIHPDYVLATLNKKAYETYAAKVGTRYNKAYRYLHNAIAENSMFVSKSKAPYTDEQEMSVYLNPLARVSYDKKSESLIFNAKKLEQANPTQSSGHTEAVLKQLAANSLSGGAGNIGVDVQSLSGVNVENETFLERNFTDAERQYCAKSADPLSSYTGTWSAKEAVFKSLGVKSQGAGASLKSIEVLRDAKGAPVVTLHGEAKAAADAAGVKNVKVSISHDEFQAVAVAVSEK; this is encoded by the coding sequence ATGGCTACTAGAACCTTGAAGTCCAAGTACGAGTCATATGATGCAGCTTTGTCTCTTCAAAGACAGGTTTTGTGCTACTCCAAGGACACTAAGGAGATCTACTACACTCCCGACCCCGTCGAGCCAGCTGAGTCTGAGTctactcctgcttctggtgatgctccagctgctgctgccccggctgccgttgctgctgctccagttgctgctgctgccgctgccggTCCTGCTGCCAGTGTTGAAGATACTCCAGTCAAGGCTGTTGAGGTGTTGCACGCTCTGGTTGCCCAAAAGATTAAGAAGACTTTGGACCAAGTTCCTCTTTCAAAGGCTGTTAAGGATCTTGTTGGTGGTAAATCCACTGTTCAGAACGAAATTCTCGGTGATTTAGGTAAGGAGTTCGGTTCCACTCCTGAGAAGCCAGAGGAGACTCCTCTTGGTGAACTTGCTGAGCAATTCCAAGACTCATTCAGTGGCCAATTGGGTAAACAATCATCTTCTTTGGTTTCTCGTCTTATTTCGTCAAAGATGCCTGGTGGTTTCAACATCACATCTGCTCGTAAATACTTGAACACCAGATGGGGTTTGGGTCCTGGCCGTCAAGACAGTGTTTTCCTTGTCGCCATTACTCTGGAACCTAAGAACCGTTTGGGTGacgaggctgctgccaaggctTTCTTGGACGATGTTACTACTAAATACGCTTCTATTGCCGGAGTCAACCTCAGttctgccagtgctgctggtggagctgctgctggcggtgctggtggtgctgttaTTGACTCTGCTGCCTTTGAAGAGCTTACTAAAGATCAAAGATACCttgttcaacaacaattggAGCTTTTCGCTAGATACCTCAAGGTGGATCTTCGTGATGGTGACAAGGCATTTGTCGCTCAAAAGGAGGCCACTGcccttcttcaacaagaacTCGACTTGTGGTACAGTGAGCACGGTGATTTCTATGCTTCTGGTATTAAACCTGTTTTCTCGCCATTAAAGGCTCGTGTTTACGACTCATACTGGAACTGGGCTCGTCAAGACTGTCTGACTATGTTCTACGATATCATTTTTGGCAGATTATCTAATGTGGACCGTGAGATTGTTTCTCGTTGTATCAGTATTATGAACAGAACCAACCCTactttgattgatttcatgCAATACTACATCGACCACGTTCCTACTGACCGTGGTGCTACTTATGAGCTTGCACAAGAATTGGCTCAAAAGCTGTTGCAAAACTGTAAGGAGGCTGTTGATGCCGACCCTGTTTACAAGGATGTCAACTACCCCACTGGTCCTAAGACTACTGTCGATTCTAACGGTAACATTTCCTATGCCGAGGTTCCTCGTCCTGCTGTTCGTAAGCTTGAACAATATGTTCAGGAtatggctgctggtggtgagatGACCAAGGACCCTGCTGCCGGTTCCCACACTCGTGCTGAGTTGGCCAAGATTTACAAGAGAAtctcgtctgctgctgatggcaAGAGTTCTGGTAAGCTCAAGCTCGATGCTCTTTACGCTGATCTTATCAAGGCCATTGATACTGTCGAGGCCGAGTCTTCTCCCAAGAAGGCTCTTGATACTGTTTCCGCTAAGCACATGAGAGAAGAGACCATTCCTTTCTTGCAcctcaagaagaagtctGGTGAGATCTGGGATTTCGACCGTGACTTGTCTGCCACTTATCTTGACGGTTTGGAGGTCGCTGCTCGTGATGGTCTTACTTTCGCCAACAAGAACGTTCTTATCACTGGTGCCGGTGCTGGATccattggtgctgatattcTCCAAGGTTTGatttctggtggtgccaaGGTCGTTGTTACAACTTCAAGATACTCGCGTGAAGTTACCGAGTACTACCAAAGCATCTACACCAAGTtcggtgcttctggttccaCTCTTATTGTTGTTCCTTTCAACCAagcctcttcatctgatGTCCGTGCTTTGGTTGATTACATCTACAACGATACCAAGAAGGGCGGTCTTGGATGGGATTTGGATTTCGTCATTCCATTTGCTGCTATTCCTGAGAACGGTATTGAACTTGATGGTATTGACTCCAAGTCTGAGCTTGCTCACAGACTCATGTTGACCAACTTGCTCCGTCTTCTGGGTAGCATCAAGTCTCACAAGGCTGCCAACGGTTTTGAGACCCGTCCTGCTCAAGTCATTCTGCCCATGTCTCCTAATCACGGTACatttggtgctgatggtcTTTACTCCGAGTCCAAGTTGTCTCTTGAGACCTTGTTCAACAGATGGTACTCTGAGTCTTGGAGCTCTTACCTCACTATCTGTGGTGCTGTTATTGGCTGGACTCGTGGAACTGGTCTTATGTCCCAGAACAACATCATTGCCGAAGGTGTCGAGAGCTTGGGTGTCCGTACTTTCTCTCAAAAGGAAATGGCTTTCAACATTCTTGGTCTTATGACTCCTACTATCGTCAACATctgccaacaacaacctgtTTGGGCTGATCTTAACGGTGGTTTGCAATTCGTTGAGAACCTCAAGGATGTCACTGGTAAGCTTCGTAAGGAGCTTGTCGATTCTTCTGAGCTGAGAAgagctgtttctgttgaaaCTGCTATTGAGCACAAGGTTGTCAACGGTCCTGATGCCGACTTGCCTTACCAAAAGGCTATTGTCAAGCCTCGTGCCAACCACAAGTTCGAGTTCCCCAAGCTTAAGAGCTACGAGGAGCTTAGAAAGATTGCCCCTGAATTGGAGGgtattcttgatcttgaaAAGGTTGTGGTTGCCACCGGTTTCTCTGAAGTTGGTCCTTGGGGTAACTCTCGTACCAGATGGGATATGGAAATCAATGGTGCCTTCTCTCTTGAGGGTGCTATTGAAATGGCCTGGATCATGGGTCTTATTAAGCACCACAGTGGTCCTTTGAAGGGCAAGCCATACACTGGTTGGGTTGATACCAAGACTAACGAGCCTGTTGATGATAAGGATGTCAAGAGCAAGTACGAGTCTTACATCCTTGAGCACTCTGGTATCCGTCTCATTGAGCCCGAGTTGTTCCACGGTTATGATCctttgaagaagcaattgTTGCAAGAGATCATTGTCGAACACGATCTTGAGCCTTTCGAGGCTTCTAAGGAGGCTGCCGACCAATTCAAGCTTGAACAAGGCAACAAGGTCGAGGTATTTGAAATCCCCGAGTCTGGTCAATACACTGTTAGATTCCTTAAGGGTGCTAAGATTTACATCCCCAAGGCTCTCAAGTTTGACCgtcttgttgctggtcaAATTCCTACTGGTTGGGACGCTCGTAGATACGGTATTGGTGAGGACATTATCTCACAAGTCGATCCTATCACTTTGTACGTTCTTGTTTCTACTGTTGAGGCCTTGCTCTCTGCTGGTATTACCGATCCTTACGAGTTCTACAAGTATGTCCACTTGTCTGAAGTTGGTAACTGTTCTGGTTCCGGTATGGGTGGTGTTACTGCTCTCCGTGGTATGTTCAAGGACAGATACCTTGATCGTCCTGTCCAAAACGATATTCTTCAGGAGTCTTTCATCAACACCATGTCCGCTTGGGTTAACATGCTGTTgctctcttcttctggtccTATCAAGACTCCTGTCGGTGCTTGTGCTACTGCCATCGAGTCTGTTGACAGTGGTATTGAGTTGATTGAGTCTGGTAAGGCCAAGATTGTTATCGTCGGTGGTTATGATGACTTCCAAGAGGAAGGTTCTCACGAATTCGGTAACATGAATGCTACCAGTAACTCTCTCACCGAGTTCGAACACGGCCGTACTCCTAAGGAGATGTCCAGACCTAACTCCACTTCTCGTTCTGGTTTCATGGAGTCTCAAGGTGCTGGTATTCAAATCCTTATGAACGCCAAGCTTGCCATTGATATGGGTGTCCCTATTTATGGTATTGTTGCCTTGACCtctactgcttctgataAGATTGGCCGTTCTGTCCCTGCTCCTGGTAAGGGTATTATGACCACTGCTAGAGAGAACATCAGTGACCTCAAGTTCCCTTACCGTCTTTTGGATGTCAAGTACAGAAAGAGACAAATCGAGTCTCGTAGAGCTCAAATCAAGCAATGGACTGAGTCCGAGTTTGAATACCTTCAAGACGAGTTTGAGGCTATTAAGGCTACTACTTCGGCTGCCGATGCTGAGGCTTTCTTCAAGGAGAGATCTCAACAAATCGAGAATGAGGCTCGTCGTCAAGAGAAGGAGGCTCTTGGTACCTGGGGTAACAACTTCTACAAGTCTGATCCTAGAATCGCTCCTATTAGAGGTGCTTTGGCTACTTATAACCTTACCATTGATGATATCGGTGTTTCTTCATTCCACGGTACTTCTACCAAGGCCAACGATAAGAACGAGTCTGGTGCTATCAATGGTATGCTTAACCACTTGGGCCGTTCCAAGGGTAACCCAGTTTTGGGTGTCTTCCAGAAGTACCTGACTGGTCATCCCAagggtgctgctggtgcttgGATGCTCAACGGTGTTATGCAAATTCTTAACTCTGGTACTGTCCCTGGTAATCCTAATGCCGACAACATTGACGCTCAAATGGAAGGTTTCGACAAGATTGTCTACCCCTCTGTCACTCTTCAAACCTACGGTGTCAAGGCTGCTACTGTTACTTCGTTCGGTTTCGGTCAAAAGGGTGCCATTGCTGTTGTAATCCACCCCGATTACGTCTTGGCCACTTTGAACAAGAAGGCTTATGAGACCTATGCTGCCAAGGTTGGAACTCGTTACAACAAGGCTTACAGATACTTGCACAATGCTATCGCCGAGAACTCCATGTTTGTTAGCAAGAGCAAGGCTCCTTACACTGACGAGCAAGAGATGTCTGTCTACCTCAACCCCCTTGCTCGTGTTTCTTATGACAAGAAGTCCGAGTCTCTTATCTTCAACGCCAAGAAGTTGGAGCAAGCCAACCCTACCCAATCTTCTGGACACACTGAGGCCGTTCTTAAGCAATTGGCTGCTAACAGTCTGTCTGGTGGCGCCGGTAatattggtgttgatgttcAATCACTTTCTGGCGTTAACGTTGAGAATGAGACCTTCCTTGAACGCAACTTCACTGATGCTGAGCGTCAATACTGTGCCAAGTCTGCCGACCCTCTTTCCTCTTACACTGGTACCTGGAGTGCCAAGGAGGCTGTCTTCAAGAGTCTCGGTGTCAAGAGCCaaggtgctggtgcctCTCTCAAGTCGATTGAGGTTCTTCGCGATGCCAAGGGCGCCCCAGTTGTGACTCTTCATGGTGAGGCCAAGGCCGCTGCTGATGCCGCTGGTGTTAAGAATGTCAAGGTTTCCATTTCTCACGATGAGTTCCaagctgttgctgttgctgtgtCTGAGAAATAA
- the GPI8 gene encoding Gpi8p (ER membrane glycoprotein subunit of the GPI transamidase complex; adds glycosylphosphatidylinositol (GPI) anchors to newly synthesized proteins; human PIG-K protein is a functional homolog; GO_component: GO:0042765 - GPI-anchor transamidase complex [Evidence IEA]; GO_component: GO:0042765 - GPI-anchor transamidase complex [Evidence IDA] [PMID 11598210]; GO_component: GO:0005783 - endoplasmic reticulum [Evidence IEA]; GO_component: GO:0005789 - endoplasmic reticulum membrane [Evidence IEA]; GO_component: GO:0005789 - endoplasmic reticulum membrane [Evidence IDA] [PMID 8978684]; GO_component: GO:0016021 - integral component of membrane [Evidence IEA]; GO_component: GO:0016020 - membrane [Evidence IEA]; GO_function: GO:0003923 - GPI-anchor transamidase activity [Evidence IEA]; GO_function: GO:0003923 - GPI-anchor transamidase activity [Evidence IMP] [PMID 10793132]; GO_function: GO:0003923 - GPI-anchor transamidase activity [Evidence IMP] [PMID 11598210]; GO_function: GO:0004197 - cysteine-type endopeptidase activity [Evidence IEA]; GO_function: GO:0008234 - cysteine-type peptidase activity [Evidence IEA]; GO_function: GO:0016787 - hydrolase activity [Evidence IEA]; GO_function: GO:0008233 - peptidase activity [Evidence IEA]; GO_process: GO:0006506 - GPI anchor biosynthetic process [Evidence IEA,IEA]; GO_process: GO:0016255 - attachment of GPI anchor to protein [Evidence IEA]; GO_process: GO:0016255 - attachment of GPI anchor to protein [Evidence IMP] [PMID 11598210]; GO_process: GO:0006508 - proteolysis [Evidence IEA,IEA]) has translation MRFIYFLNLLQIAAVLLLGFSRAQEFTEEAAPEETAEKFFRTSRHTNNWAVLVSTSRFWFNYRHMANVLSMYRTIKRLGIPDSQIILMLSDDVSCNPRNAFPGTVYNNADRALDLYGDNIEVDYRGYDVTVENFIRLLTDRWDADTPRSKRLLTDDRSNIFVYMTGHGGNEFLKFQDAEEIGAFDIADAFEQMWEKRRYNEILFMIDTCQANTMYSKFYSPNILAVGSSAMDENSYSHHADQDVGVAVIDRFTYYNLEFLESIDKTSKETMADLFASYNPADIHSNPGIRSDLFKDPLDQVLITDFFGNVQNVELGQVETNVLELAKLARDEELIGQNAFNGENTSTPEKKPNLPQPEVNSGSRAKNKPNSPSPIQHLLESEAKSSSHFLIAISILTAVTALVVGSSYF, from the coding sequence ATGcgatttatttattttttgaacCTGCTCCAAATAGCAGCTGTGCTGTTATTAGGGTTCAGCAGAGCTCAAGAGTTCACAGAGGAAGCGGCTCCTGAAGAAACGGCCGAGAAGTTCTTTCGCACTTCGCGTCATACTAATAATTGGGCAGTTCTAGTGTCAACATCAAGGTTCTGGTTCAATTATAGACACATGGCCAATGTTCTTAGTATGTATAGAACTATAAAACGATTGGGAATTCCTGACTCTCAGATCATTCTCATGCTTTCGGATGATGTTTCTTGCAATCCTCGAAATGCATTCCCGGGAACAGTCTACAATAATGCTGATAGAGCACTCGACTTGTATGGTGATAATATTGAAGTTGATTACCGAGGATACGATGTAACAGTAGAAAACTTCATTCGTCTGTTGACAGATCGTTGGGATGCTGATACTCCCAGATCAAAACGATTGCTTACAGATGATCGATCAAacatttttgtttatatgaCAGGACATGGAGGTAATGAATTTCTCAAGTTTCAAGATGCAGAGGAAATCGGTGCTTTTGATATTGCTGATGCTTTTGAGCAAATGTGGGAAAAGCGCAGATATAATGAGATCCTATTCATGATTGATACATGCCAAGCAAACACCATGTACTCTAAGTTCTACTCTCCGAATATTTTGGCAGTTGGCTCATCTGCAATGGACGAAAATTCATACTCGCACCATGCTGATCAAGATGTGGGTGTTGCCGTAATCGATAGATTTACCTATTATAATCTTGAGTTCTTGGAGTCTATTGACAAGACCTCAAAAGAGACCATGGCAGATTTGTTTGCATCCTATAACCCAGCAGACATTCACTCGAATCCAGGAATTCGATCAGATCTATTCAAAGATCCTCTTGACCAGGTGCTGATTACTGATTTCTTTGGTAATGTACAAAATGTCGAATTGGGTCAAGTGGAAACTAATGTATTGGAGTTGGCCAAGCTTGCTCGAGATGAAGAGCTTATAGGACAAAATGCATTCAACGGTGAGAATACCAGTACCCCAGAGAAGAAACCCAATTTACCACAACCCGAGGTTAATTCTGGTTCCCGTGCTAAGAATAAGCCCAATTCACCATCTCCTATTCAACACTTGTTAGAGAGTGAAGCGAAATCCAGTTCTCATTTCCTCATTGCGATCTCCATTTTGACTGCTGTGACGGCCCTTGTTGTTGGAAGCTCTTATTTTTAA